One region of Primulina tabacum isolate GXHZ01 chromosome 17, ASM2559414v2, whole genome shotgun sequence genomic DNA includes:
- the LOC142531628 gene encoding protein LEAD-SENSITIVE 1, whose translation MYPVGNRIEFKEKGGVWCFVRKKTEMVGVLSNRIQRDEVKPGDHIYSWRHSYLYAHHGLYVGSGKVIHFTRGEGHEIGIGTVLDRIIFSSSPSNPSGSHCPICGDQSSVSGVISSCLECFLSGGELYVFQYGVSPSYFLAKARGGTCTLAKSDPAEDVLHRAEYLLQNGFGVYHIFNNNCEDFAIYCKTGLLIFTTVSVGRSGQAASFLAAATVIVSSPLRFLSTGFSGLALVGCGIYCISRIVSDIGIRRDVMKIPVERLVACPRLGCACRNHTGSGGRRRRRIKVVIENVNGLLCWPMLTCLH comes from the exons ATGTATCCTGTTGGAAATCGAATAGAATTCAAGGAAAAAGGTGGAGTTTGGTGCTTCGTTCGGAAGAAAACGGAAATGGTGGGAGTGCTATCCAACAGAATCCAGAGAGATGAGGTGAAGCCCGGGGATCATATCTATTCGTGGAGGCACTCGTATCTTTACGCCCACCATG GATTATACGTTGGGAGTGGAAAAGTGATCCATTTTACTCGGGgagaagggcatgagatcggcATTGGTACAGTGTTGGATCGCATTATTTTCAGCTCATCTCCGTCTAATCCATCCGGTTCCCATTGTCCAATATGTGGTGACCAATCCAGTGTCAGCGGTGTCATCTCTTCTTGCCTCGAATGTTTTCTTTCTGGTGGAGAACTTTACGTGTTTCAATATGGTGTCTCACCATCATATTTCCTCGCCAAAGCTCGAGGTGGAACTTGTACCCTTGCTAAGTCTGATCCCGCGGAGGATGTCCTTCACCGTGCTGAATACCTCCTTCAGAATGGTTTTGGCGTCTACCACATTTTCAATAACAACTGTGAGGATTTTGCCATATACTGCAAGACAGGTTTGCTCATCTTCACGACTGTTAGTGTTGGACGAAGTGGGCAAGCTGCATCTTTTTTAGCAGCAGCGACCGTCATTGTCTCATCACCACTTCGCTTTTTGAGTACTGGATTTTCTGGTTTGGCACTCGTGGGTTGTGGCATATATTGTATAAGTCGAATTGTCTCTGATATTGGAATAAGACGCGATGTGATGAAAATACCCGTTGAGAGACTTGTGGCATGCCCTAGGCTTGGATGCGCCTGCAGAAACCACACCGGATCtggaggaagaagaagaagaagaatcaAAGTAGTTATAGAGAACGTGAATGGCTTATTATGTTGGCCAATGTTGACTTGTCTTCATTAA
- the LOC142530689 gene encoding uncharacterized protein LOC142530689: MMIRLSIADSASTPARLVAFTTPQNYAGRLSRLIHLRGWAPLWCPTLTIQSTPQTISCIQTAISSSLHHCSAIAFTSRSGITAFADVLSGGFETPPLTPDGEVFIVSALGKDSELLDASFVDKLCGNPGRIRIVVPPIATPSGMVEAIGSGEGRRVMCPVPLVVGIEEPPVVPKFLADLGRRGWVALRVNAYETRWYCEEGSGVEELVKRIKEGRGVDAIVFTSTGEVEGLLKSLGEVGLGWGMVRRMCPSMVVAAHGPVTAAGAERLGVCVDVVSSRFDSFDGLVDAIDLCWNSFH, translated from the coding sequence ATGATGATAAGGTTGAGTATTGCAGACTCTGCTTCCACCCCAGCTCGTCTAGTTGCCTTCACCACACCACAAAACTACGCCGGTAGGCTCTCTCGTCTCATTCATCTCCGAGGCTGGGCTCCTCTGTGGTGTCCTACGCTCACCATCCAATCCACCCCACAAACCATTTCTTGCATCCAAACTGCCATCTCCTCCTCGCTACACCATTGCTCCGCCATTGCATTCACTTCACGATCCGGGATCACGGCCTTTGCCGATGTACTATCCGGCGGTTTTGAAACACCCCCGTTGACTCCGGACGGCGAGGTATTTATCGTTTCTGCGCTTGGGAAAGATTCGGAGTTGCTGGACGCGTCTTTTGTCGACAAGTTGTGTGGAAATCCTGGGAGGATACGGATCGTGGTTCCTCCGATTGCGACGCCTAGTGGGATGGTGGAGGCGATAGGATCGGGAGAGGGGAGAAGGGTCATGTGCCCGGTTCCGCTCGTCGTTGGGATCGAAGAGCCGCCGGTGGTGCCTAAATTCCTGGCGGATTTAGGTCGGAGGGGATGGGTGGCGTTGAGAGTGAACGCGTACGAGACGCGGTGGTACTGTGAAGAGGGAAGCGGTGTTGAGGAACTGGTGAAAAGGATAAAGGAGGGACGTGGAGTGGATGCCATTGTGTTCACGAGTACTGGAGAGGTTGAGGGGTTGCTGAAGAGCCTGGGCGAGGTGGGATTAGGTTGGGGTATGGTGAGACGGATGTGTCCGAGCATGGTGGTGGCGGCGCATGGCCCTGTCACGGCGGCCGGGGCTGAGAGATTGGGTGTGTGCGTTGATGTGGTGAGTAGTAGATTTGATAGTTTTGATGGTCTTGTGGACGCAATTGATCTCTGCTGGAACTCTTTCCATTAG
- the LOC142531133 gene encoding subtilisin-like serine-protease S: MGFSRNVKQTGFELCLLLFIFLAGISSSCSSKLYVVYMGSKGSADPGDILRQNHQILSAVNGGSVEHAKASHVYSYRYGFRGFAAKLTDKQASEVAEMPGVVSVFPNTKRSVHTTHSWDFMGLNGEETMEIPGYSTKNQVNVIIGLIDTGIWPESPSFSDVNMPPVPDGWRGQCQSGEAFNISTCNRKLIGAKYYLSGYEAEEESDETVSYKSPRDSSGHGSHTASIAAGRYVANMNYKGLAAGGARGGAPMARIAVYKTCWSSACYDVDLLAAFDDAIRDGVHILSVSLGSDDPPRDYFSDAISVGSFHAVSHGITVVASVGNKGNPGSATNLAPWLITVAACSTDRDFASDIFFGNGAHFLGESLSLAKMNISKRIISASEAYAGYFTPYQSSYCLESSLNSTKAKNKVLVCRHAGSSTESKLAKSVVVKEAGGVGMILIDEEDKDVAIPFAIPAAIVGKETGNKILSYINKTRNATSIILSAKTVLGSHIAPQVAPFSSKGPNSLTPEILKPDIAAPGLNILASWSPAMSKMNFNILSGTSMACPHVTGIVALIKAVHESWSPSAIKSALMTTATMLDKHRKPITAGPDGRKANAFDLGSGFINPRTVLDPGLIYDSTPTDYKAFLCSIGYSKRSLRMITGDNSTCNPTFTTPSGLNYPSITLHNLKKTFTINRTVTNVGSPRSIYRAVVFPPAGINVTVVPQRLVFTRYLQKIDFTVKFEVTGPVDDYVFGSLSWRNKISWVTSPLVVRVTRSKFSLMA, from the exons GCAAAACCATCAAATTCTTTCTGCTGTTAATGGTGGAAG CGTGGAGCATGCAAAGGCTTCTCATGTTTACAGTTATAGATACGGTTTTAGGGGCTTTGCTGCCAAGTTGACTGATAAACAAGCTTCTGAAGTGGCAG AAATGCCCGGAGTGGTATCCGTGTTTCCGAACACAAAAAGGAGTGTTCACACTACGCATTCTTGGGATTTCATGGGACTCAATGGTGAAGAAACTATGGAGATCCCAGGTTATTCTACCAAGAACCAAGTTAATGTCATCATTGGATTGATCGATACCG GAATTTGGCCAGAGTCCCCAAGTTTTAGTGATGTTAACATGCCTCCAGTGCCGGATGGATGGAGGGGGCAATGCCAATCAGGGGAAGCATTCAACATTTCTACATGCAATAG GAAATTGATTGGCGCCAAATACTACCTTAGTGGCTACGAAGCCGAAGAAGAATCGGATGAAACCGTGTCTTACAAATCTCCAAGGGACAGCTCTGGCCATGGGAGCCACACAGCTTCAATTGCTGCTGGTCGTTATGTTGCTAACATGAATTACAAAGGGCTGGCAGCCGGTGGAGCCAGAGGTGGTGCTCCAATGGCTCGAATTGCTGTATACAAGACGTGCTGGAGCTCGGCTTGCTATGATGTTGATTTGTTGGCTGCATTTGATGATGCAATACGAGACGGCGTGCATATTCTATCGGTTTCCTTGGGTTCAGATGATCCTCCAAGGGATTATTTTAGTGACGCCATTTCTGTGGGATCATTTCATGCTGTTAGCCATGGAATAACTGTGGTTGCCTCAGTTGGAAACAAAGGAAATCCAGGTTCTGCAACAAATCTGGCTCCTTGGCTGATCACTGTGGCAGCATGCTCAACAGATAGGGATTTTGCATCGGATATCTTTTTTGGAAATGGAGCTCATTTCTTG GGTGAAAGTCTGAGTCTAGCGAAAATGAATATCTCAAAAAGGATCATCTCTGCTTCTGAAGCTTATGCAGGATACTTCACTCCTTATCAATCCAG CTACTGCTTAGAGAGCTCATTGAATAGCACGAAGGCCAAAAACAAAGTTCTGGTGTGCCGACATGCGGGAAGCTCAACAGAGTCGAAGCTGGCAAAAAGTGTGGTGGTCAAAGAAGCTGGAGGAGTTGGAATGATTCTTATAGATGAAGAAGATAAAGATGTTGCTATCCCTTTTGCCATTCCAGCAGCAATTGTTGGAAAAGAAACTGGAAACAAGATCCTATCATACATAAATAAAACACG AAATGCTACCTCGATAATTCTTTCTGCCAAGACTGTTTTAGGATCCCATATTGCTCCACAAGTAGCACCGTTTTCTTCGAAGGGTCCGAATTCATTAACTCCTGAAATTCTTAAG CCTGACATTGCGGCACCTGGATTGAACATTCTGGCATCCTGGTCACCGGCAATGTCAAAAATGAATTTTAACATACTTTCTGGAACTTCAATGGCTTGTCCCCATGTAACCGGAATTGTTGCCTTGATAAAAGCCGTCCACGAGTCTTGGTCTCCATCCGCCATCAAATCAGCACTCATGACTACTG CTACCATGCTGGACAAGCATCGGAAACCGATCACAGCAGGCCCAGATGGACGAAAGGCAAATGCATTTGATTTAGGCTCTGGTTTTATAAACCCGAGAACGGTTCTGGATCCAGGTTTAATTTATGATTCCACACCCACAGATTACAAGGCGTTTCTCTGCTCAATCGGTTATAGCAAGAGATCCCTTCGTATGATCACAGGAGACAACAGCACTTGCAATCCAACCTTCACAACACCATCTGGCCTTAACTATCCATCAATTACGCTTCACAATCTGAAAAAGACGTTTACGATAAATCGAACGGTGACTAATGTGGGAAGCCCAAGAAGTATCTACAGAGCAGTAGTGTTTCCTCCCGCAGGGATAAACGTTACTGTAGTGCCCCAAAGACTGGTCTTCACAAGGTATTTGCAGAAGATCGATTTCACCGTGAAGTTTGAGGTAACAGGTCCGGTTGATGATTATGTTTTCGGGTCCTTGTCATGGAGGAACAAAATATCTTGGGTTACCAGTCCCTTGGTCGTTCGGGTTACACGGTCCAAGTTTAGTTTAATGGCATAA